A segment of the Arthrobacter sp. U41 genome:
TTGATCACGACCACCGTTCCCTGCGGCACGTAGCCAATGTTGTGGCTGGCGAGAGCGGCAGCCACGTGCGCACGCAGGGTGGGGCAAAACGGCTCCGAGGCCGGCAGGTGCTGGACGCCGGCGGGCGGGACGCCGTCAACGACCGTCCCGTCGAAGAAGGTGTCCGAGCGTCCCCAGGTGCGGTCGATGAGCTGGTCCGTCACCACGAACGTGTCGGGGCCGAAGCCCTCCCGTAAGCCGCCCACGGCCGAGGAGGAGAGGATGGCCTCGACGCCGAGGCTCTTGAGTGCCCACAAGTTGGCGCGGTAGTTGATTTTTTGGGGCGGCAGTGAATGTCCTCCGCCGTGTCGGGGGAGGAAGGCCACGGTGCGTCCGGCGACGTCGGCAAGAGTCACGGGACCGGACGGCGGCCCGTACGGGGTGTCAACGTCGACGGTGGCAAGGACCGCCGCGCCGTGGAGTTGGTAGGTCCCGGACCCGCCGATGATGCCGATGCGCGCCTGCGGCGTTCCGGTGAGTGCTGTGTCCATGGTGCAATCCTGTCATTCGGGGGAGCCTGGTGTGGGGGAGGGGGTGCCTGTCATGGGGTTGTCCCCGCGGCAACCGGCGTCAGGGAGTTGAGGCCGGTGAGGGCCGCCAGCTGAAGTTCCTGCCGGCGCCGCCACCAGACACCGGCTGCGACGGCGACGGCGGCGAGAAGCAGGGCAGTTTGATGAAGTGGAAGGCTGAAGGGCTCCTTGAGGGGGAGCATATAGATAGTGTCCAGGGCCAGGATGACGGCGACGTATTCCCAGCGCCGGCTCAGGACAATGAACGGCAAAAGCATGAGCGCGTACCAGGGATAGTTCGGGCTGATGATCAGCAGCGTGAGCCCGATCATGACAGTCTGCTGCTCCCAGACATTCCCGGGTAGGGTCCGCCGCAGCACACCGAGCGCAACAACGGCCAGCGCCGCGGCGCTGAGCATCGGCGGCCAGGGCCCGGTGGAGAGGAGTTGCGCCAGCCCGAAGCGGGTCCCGCCGCTCTGGCTGTAGCCCTCCTCTTTGAGGTAGCCGGGAAGGAAGCCCAGGACTCCGGCCCCGGCAGCGGCTAGATAGGGCACGTAAAGGAGGGCGAAAGTTGCCAGCGCCGCCGCGATGAACCGGGCGGGGCGCCGGAACAACAACGCGGGGGCGGCGATGACCGGGATGAGTTTCGTGGCGACGGCAGCCCCGAACACCATCCCGGAGCGCAGCGGTTTGCCTCCGGTCAACAGCATTCCGGTGGCCAGGATCAGGGCACCGGCCAGCAGATCAACATGGGCGTTGTTCACGGCTTCCAGCTGCACGAACGGGCTCCAGCCCCAGACTGCGGCGAGGTGAAGGGGCAGGCCGCGTCTGGCCAGGGCGCCGAGCAGCATCAGCGTCACGGCGACGCTGATGAGCAGGCCTCCGAGCTGGAAAGGAAGGTATCCAGCCGAGTCGGGGACGGCGGCCCGCACCCCGATGAAGTAGATCTCTGCAGTGGGCGGATAGATGGTGGGCACGTGCGGCCGGTTAATGGCCGTGCACAAGGGATTTCCCGACGGGTAGCCGAAGGCCGGGACGGATTCCGTCCCGAACAAGTCCTTGGCGCACACGGGCCTGCCCCCGTCGCTGGTGGCGCCGGGGGCGAACAGCCAGTCCGGCCGAAGCTCGGCGAGGGTCTCATCGACGGGCACATGCGAGTAGGGGGAAATGCCCGCCTTTTGGACGATCCCGTCCCAGGCGTAGCGGGCGGAATCGTTGCTGGTCCGCGGCGGCGCGCTCACGGCGACCAGGCCGAGCAGCACGGTGCCGGCGATGAGGACGGCACCCACGCGGCGTCTGGGGACGCGCTGGAGGAGACTGACTGCCCCAAGGAGGACGCCCCAGGACAGGAAGGTGCCGACAATCGGTGCGGATTCGAAAGGGTTATGGGGGACAACCATCCACCACAGCAAGCCCGCGAGGATCATGACCAGCGCCGTCAGCGTGGCGGCCAGTCTGAGGGTGGGGCGTTGCGCGCCGTCCGTCGGCGGCGAAGGACTCGCGACGGTCACACTGCGGTCCTGTCTGGCCCGGTGCCGGGGGAGAGCCGGCAGAAGACGCGGCCCTGCAGCCGCTGAACGGAGGCTACGGTCCATTCGCTGCGCTGCGCCCGGGACGCGAGACCTACGCTTCCCGTCCGGGCCCAGCGGAACGGTTCGCTCTGGTTTCCGCTTGAGTCCTCCAACACGGCGGAGTAGACGGTGTCCAGGTCCTCATCGTCCTCCACCTCGACGAGGAGAGTCCCGTGCGGGGCGATGAGCTGGCCGCAGCGGCGCAGCAGGGACGTGATGCTGCCGCCGATGCCGATGTTGCCGTCGAGCAGAATGACGGATTGCCAAAGACCGGTCTGGGGTACCGGAGCGAACACCGATTGTTCCAGCGCCCGGGCACCGCGGGCGCGCGCCCGGCGGACCGCCTCCGCACTGGTATCGATCCCCAGCGCCGGAAGGCCCATCCGCTGTGCGGCAGCCAGAAGCCTGCCCGGGCCGCAGCCGATGTCCAGGACCGGACCCTGAAGGCTCTGCAGCAGCGAACGCTCGAGCGGGTTTGCTTCCCCACACCAACTTTGGACGTCGAAGTCCACCGGGGCTGCCGTATGGTCGATGTCCGGACGAAGCGTCAGGGTCCCGGATCCGTCCGCCAGCGCCCTGGCATAGGGTTCCGTGTGGCCCTGGCCGAAGTGGGTGGCTGATGCCACGCCGGTGGCCGTCACGGCAGGGCCAAGGTCAGGAGCGGCGAGTCTTGCATGTGCTGGGCGGCGTCATGGACAGCGTGCGCGAAGTCGGTTCCCGGTATCGCGGAGGCGATGTCGAGCGCATCGCTGAAGTGGTCCATATCCGCCAGTTCCGGCAGCGTCCCGACACTGAGGCCCCGGGCTGACAGGCGGGCGAGCTGCCGTGCCCCGGTCGTGTCAGTAGACATCGGCACTCCCCGGATCAAAGCCCCGTCGGGGCGGAGCAGCGCGAGGGCCCAGAACCCGCCGTCCGTGGCCGGGCCGATCCAAGCGTCCAGTCCTGGGGTGCCCGTGGACCAGTCGTGAAGGAGCGGCGCCACGTGGTCAGCCGAGAACTGCGGAGTGTCCATGCCGATGATGAGCAGCGGACCGGTGGCCGCGTCGCAGATGGCGGCGAGCCGTTCATCCAGCCCTCCGGTTGCCTGCGGTACGACGGTGAACCCTTCAGCGTCTGCCGCCGCCGGTGTTCCGTCCATGACCAGCACACGGTTCCGTGTCGGGA
Coding sequences within it:
- a CDS encoding MTAP family purine nucleoside phosphorylase, which gives rise to MDTALTGTPQARIGIIGGSGTYQLHGAAVLATVDVDTPYGPPSGPVTLADVAGRTVAFLPRHGGGHSLPPQKINYRANLWALKSLGVEAILSSSAVGGLREGFGPDTFVVTDQLIDRTWGRSDTFFDGTVVDGVPPAGVQHLPASEPFCPTLRAHVAAALASHNIGYVPQGTVVVINGPRFSTKAESAWYVTGGADIISMTQYPEPLLAAELNMGFANLAFITDSDTGHDGSEPVTADAVFARLKNAQHSVLAVLEATVAAISEDYHARPLMDQEAVRRIMALPAVREMADAR
- a CDS encoding glycosyltransferase family 87 protein; the protein is MTVASPSPPTDGAQRPTLRLAATLTALVMILAGLLWWMVVPHNPFESAPIVGTFLSWGVLLGAVSLLQRVPRRRVGAVLIAGTVLLGLVAVSAPPRTSNDSARYAWDGIVQKAGISPYSHVPVDETLAELRPDWLFAPGATSDGGRPVCAKDLFGTESVPAFGYPSGNPLCTAINRPHVPTIYPPTAEIYFIGVRAAVPDSAGYLPFQLGGLLISVAVTLMLLGALARRGLPLHLAAVWGWSPFVQLEAVNNAHVDLLAGALILATGMLLTGGKPLRSGMVFGAAVATKLIPVIAAPALLFRRPARFIAAALATFALLYVPYLAAAGAGVLGFLPGYLKEEGYSQSGGTRFGLAQLLSTGPWPPMLSAAALAVVALGVLRRTLPGNVWEQQTVMIGLTLLIISPNYPWYALMLLPFIVLSRRWEYVAVILALDTIYMLPLKEPFSLPLHQTALLLAAVAVAAGVWWRRRQELQLAALTGLNSLTPVAAGTTP
- a CDS encoding methyltransferase domain-containing protein, whose translation is MASATHFGQGHTEPYARALADGSGTLTLRPDIDHTAAPVDFDVQSWCGEANPLERSLLQSLQGPVLDIGCGPGRLLAAAQRMGLPALGIDTSAEAVRRARARGARALEQSVFAPVPQTGLWQSVILLDGNIGIGGSITSLLRRCGQLIAPHGTLLVEVEDDEDLDTVYSAVLEDSSGNQSEPFRWARTGSVGLASRAQRSEWTVASVQRLQGRVFCRLSPGTGPDRTAV
- a CDS encoding TIGR04282 family arsenosugar biosynthesis glycosyltransferase gives rise to the protein MDLTVAVIAKECLPGRVKTRLSPPLSPEGAAALAQLSLSRTLDTVRILPTRNRVLVMDGTPAAADAEGFTVVPQATGGLDERLAAICDAATGPLLIIGMDTPQFSADHVAPLLHDWSTGTPGLDAWIGPATDGGFWALALLRPDGALIRGVPMSTDTTGARQLARLSARGLSVGTLPELADMDHFSDALDIASAIPGTDFAHAVHDAAQHMQDSPLLTLALP